A window from Streptomyces sp. NBC_00335 encodes these proteins:
- a CDS encoding acylphosphatase, protein MNEDVRMTAWVRGRVQGVGFRWFTRANAMEIGGLAGFALNLDDGRVQVVAEGQRENCHRLLAWLHGADTPGNVDGVTEIWGTPRGGYDGFAIR, encoded by the coding sequence ATGAATGAAGATGTGCGCATGACCGCCTGGGTGCGCGGCCGTGTACAGGGAGTGGGCTTCCGCTGGTTCACCAGGGCCAACGCCATGGAGATCGGCGGACTGGCCGGCTTCGCCCTCAACCTGGACGACGGGCGAGTACAGGTGGTGGCCGAAGGTCAACGTGAGAATTGCCACCGGCTCCTGGCGTGGCTGCACGGCGCCGACACGCCCGGGAACGTGGACGGGGTGACAGAGATCTGGGGCACACCGCGCGGCGGCTACGACGGGTTCGCGATCCGGTGA
- a CDS encoding flavodoxin family protein has protein sequence MSATTFTPVISIAYHSGYGHTAVIAEAVKAGALDAGATVHMIKVDEIDEAKWELLTASDAIVFGSPTYMGTASGAFHVFAEASSKIWFAGGWQDKVAAGFTNSGSKSGDKGNTLDYFQTLASQHGMSWVNLGLKPGWNSSTGSENDLNRLGFFDGAAAQSNGDQGPEFVHKADIATAEHLGGRVTEQTRVLLAGRAALASV, from the coding sequence TTGTCTGCAACCACCTTCACCCCCGTCATCTCGATCGCCTACCACTCCGGCTACGGCCACACCGCCGTGATCGCCGAGGCCGTCAAGGCCGGCGCCCTCGACGCCGGTGCCACCGTGCACATGATCAAGGTCGACGAGATCGATGAAGCGAAGTGGGAGCTCCTGACCGCGTCCGACGCGATCGTCTTCGGCTCTCCGACCTACATGGGCACCGCCTCCGGCGCCTTCCACGTCTTCGCCGAGGCCAGCTCGAAGATCTGGTTCGCGGGCGGCTGGCAGGACAAGGTCGCCGCGGGCTTCACCAACTCCGGGTCCAAGTCCGGCGACAAGGGCAACACCCTCGACTACTTCCAGACGCTGGCCTCCCAGCACGGCATGAGCTGGGTCAACCTGGGCCTGAAGCCGGGCTGGAACTCCAGCACCGGTTCCGAGAACGACCTCAACCGCCTCGGCTTCTTCGACGGCGCCGCCGCCCAGTCCAACGGTGACCAGGGTCCCGAGTTCGTCCACAAGGCCGACATCGCCACCGCCGAGCACCTCGGCGGCCGCGTCACCGAGCAGACCCGTGTCCTGCTCGCCGGCCGCGCCGCCCTGGCCTCGGTCTGA
- a CDS encoding chromosome segregation SMC family protein translates to MHLKSLTLRGFKSFASATTLRFEPGITCVVGPNGSGKSNVVDALSWVMGEQGAKSLRGGKMEDVIFAGTTGRPPLGRAEVSLTIDNSDGALPIEYAEVTITRIMFRGGSSEYQINGDTCRLLDIQELLSDSGIGREMHVIVGQGQLDSVLHADPMGRRAFIEEAAGVLKHRKRKEKALRKLDAMQANLARVQDLGNELQRQLKPLGRQAAVARRAAVIQADLRDARLRLLADDLVTLKGALDAEIADEAALKERKEAAEAQLAAAVRRESELEEAVRELAPRLQRAQQTWYELSQLAERVRGTVSLADARVTSASAPAEDERHGRDPQDMEKEAARIREQEAELTAALEAAARALEDTVAHRAELERSLADEERRLRDVARAIADRREALARLTGRLGAARSRAGAAQAEIDRLVVARDGARARAEEAREEYEALAREVGEEESPGSPGAADASGSASGPGEYEAARAELAAAEAGLGEARDALAAAERSKAAVSARRDALAMGLRRKDGTAELLAARLEGLLGPAAQRLSVTPGYEVAVAAALGAVADAVAVTSTAAAAGAIRYLRDGEAGRAAFLIAPGAVASGGSVVGGGAGVPGQAVASGGSVVGGGAGVPGQAPDPASAPAPAPAQAQAPDSGPGAGVGPVGLERVSGVGAAGGVAAGAVFPHPAPSRNWGSAPDPAPQTPAGLNLPGPVPQVAAGLGVPGPVPQVVAGVAGVGSVSVVGGDFVRAVAAGGLVQGDAEVVRAVAWVLRDFVVVGGLDEAEALVAARPELVAVTGEGDVLGAHLAHGGSAGVPSLIEVQAAVDEAAAELARLDGRCLVLAGEKESADARRVAAGARVEELGELRRAAERARAGVAQQLGRLAGQAKGALGEAERAAAAAATAQDALEQALADVEECAERLAVAEEMPAEEEPDTSRRDRLAADGANARQTEMEARLQLRTHEERVKGLAGRADSLDRGARAEREARARAERRRERLRYEAKVAAAVSAGARQLLAHIEVSLTRAVGERTSAEYAKGVRERELDEARGLGRGLKGELDKLTDSVHRGEVLGAEKRMRIEQVESRALEEFGMAAAGLVAEYGPDQPVPPSPSADGEAPDPDAGPEPFVRARQEKRLKAAERAYQQLGKVNPLALEEFAALEERHKFLSEQLEDLRKTRADLLQVVKEVDQRVEEVFTEAYRDTARQFEGVFSRLFPGGEGRLILTDPDNMLTTGVDVEARPPGKKVKRLSLLSGGERSLTAVALLVSIFKARPSPFYVMDEVEAALDDTNLQRLIRIMEELQESSQLIVITHQKRTMEVADALYGVSMQGDGVSKVISQRLR, encoded by the coding sequence GTGCACCTCAAGTCCCTGACCCTGCGTGGCTTCAAATCCTTCGCCTCCGCAACCACCCTGCGCTTCGAGCCGGGCATCACCTGTGTCGTGGGCCCCAACGGCTCCGGCAAGTCCAATGTGGTGGACGCGCTCTCCTGGGTCATGGGCGAACAAGGGGCCAAGTCCCTGCGCGGCGGGAAGATGGAAGACGTCATCTTCGCCGGCACGACCGGCCGCCCGCCGCTCGGCCGCGCCGAGGTCTCGCTCACCATCGACAACTCCGACGGCGCGCTGCCCATCGAGTACGCCGAGGTCACCATCACGCGGATCATGTTCCGCGGCGGCAGCAGCGAGTACCAGATCAACGGTGACACCTGCCGCCTCCTCGACATCCAGGAACTGCTCTCCGACTCCGGCATCGGCCGCGAGATGCACGTCATCGTCGGACAGGGCCAGCTGGACTCCGTACTGCACGCCGATCCGATGGGCCGCCGCGCCTTCATCGAGGAGGCCGCCGGAGTGCTCAAGCACCGCAAGCGCAAGGAGAAGGCGCTGCGCAAGCTCGACGCGATGCAGGCCAACCTCGCGCGCGTGCAGGACCTGGGCAACGAGCTGCAGCGCCAGCTCAAGCCCCTGGGCCGGCAGGCGGCCGTGGCCCGGCGCGCGGCGGTGATCCAGGCGGACCTGCGGGACGCGCGGCTGCGGCTGCTCGCCGACGACCTCGTGACGCTCAAGGGCGCGCTCGACGCGGAGATCGCGGACGAGGCGGCCCTGAAGGAGCGCAAGGAGGCGGCCGAGGCGCAGCTCGCGGCGGCGGTGCGGCGGGAATCCGAACTGGAGGAGGCCGTACGCGAACTCGCGCCACGGCTCCAGCGGGCGCAGCAGACCTGGTACGAGCTGTCGCAGCTCGCCGAACGGGTGCGCGGGACGGTGTCGCTGGCGGACGCCCGGGTCACCTCCGCTTCGGCGCCGGCCGAGGACGAGCGCCACGGCCGGGATCCGCAGGACATGGAGAAGGAGGCCGCCCGGATCCGCGAGCAGGAGGCGGAACTGACGGCCGCGCTGGAGGCCGCCGCGCGGGCCCTGGAGGACACGGTCGCCCACCGGGCCGAGCTGGAGCGCTCGCTGGCCGACGAGGAACGGCGGCTACGGGACGTGGCGCGGGCCATCGCCGACCGGCGCGAGGCGCTGGCCCGGCTGACGGGCCGGCTGGGCGCGGCCCGCTCCCGCGCGGGCGCGGCCCAGGCGGAGATCGACCGGCTGGTCGTGGCGCGGGACGGGGCGCGGGCGCGGGCGGAAGAGGCGCGCGAGGAGTACGAGGCGCTGGCGCGGGAGGTCGGGGAGGAGGAGTCCCCGGGGTCCCCGGGGGCGGCTGATGCTTCCGGTTCCGCTTCGGGGCCGGGGGAGTACGAGGCGGCGCGGGCCGAGCTGGCGGCGGCGGAGGCCGGACTCGGGGAGGCCCGGGACGCGTTGGCGGCGGCGGAGCGTTCGAAGGCGGCGGTGTCGGCGCGACGGGATGCCCTGGCGATGGGGCTGCGCCGCAAGGACGGTACGGCGGAGCTGCTCGCCGCGCGGCTGGAGGGGCTGCTGGGTCCGGCGGCGCAGCGGTTGTCCGTGACCCCGGGGTACGAGGTCGCCGTGGCGGCGGCGCTGGGTGCGGTGGCGGACGCGGTGGCCGTCACGTCCACGGCGGCGGCGGCCGGGGCGATTCGGTACCTGCGGGACGGGGAGGCGGGGAGGGCCGCGTTCCTGATTGCTCCCGGCGCGGTGGCCTCCGGCGGTTCGGTGGTTGGGGGTGGGGCGGGAGTCCCGGGGCAGGCGGTGGCCTCCGGCGGTTCGGTGGTTGGGGGCGGAGCGGGAGTCCCGGGGCAGGCCCCGGATCCGGCGTCGGCCCCGGCCCCGGCCCCGGCCCAGGCCCAGGCCCCGGACTCGGGCCCGGGGGCCGGCGTGGGCCCCGTGGGCCTGGAGCGGGTTTCCGGGGTTGGGGCTGCCGGTGGGGTTGCGGCGGGGGCGGTTTTCCCCCACCCCGCCCCTTCCCGAAACTGGGGCTCCGCCCCAGACCCCGCGCCTCAAACGCCGGCGGGGCTGAATTTGCCGGGCCCCGTGCCTCAGGTGGCGGCGGGGTTGGGTGTGCCGGGCCCCGTGCCTCAAGTGGTGGCTGGGGTGGCTGGGGTGGGGTCGGTCTCCGTGGTTGGTGGGGACTTCGTGCGTGCCGTTGCTGCCGGGGGGCTCGTGCAGGGGGACGCCGAAGTGGTGCGGGCCGTGGCGTGGGTGTTGCGGGACTTCGTGGTGGTCGGGGGGCTCGATGAGGCCGAGGCGCTGGTTGCCGCGCGGCCCGAACTCGTGGCCGTGACCGGTGAAGGGGACGTGCTCGGGGCGCACCTCGCGCACGGCGGGTCCGCCGGGGTGCCGAGCCTGATCGAAGTGCAGGCCGCCGTCGACGAGGCGGCGGCGGAGCTGGCACGGCTGGACGGCCGGTGTCTGGTGCTGGCGGGCGAGAAGGAGTCCGCGGATGCGCGCCGGGTGGCGGCCGGGGCCCGGGTCGAGGAGCTCGGGGAGCTCCGGCGGGCCGCCGAGCGGGCCCGGGCCGGGGTCGCGCAGCAGCTCGGCCGGCTCGCCGGGCAGGCGAAGGGGGCGCTGGGCGAAGCCGAGCGCGCCGCCGCGGCCGCAGCCACGGCGCAGGATGCGCTGGAGCAGGCGCTGGCCGACGTAGAGGAGTGCGCGGAACGGCTCGCCGTCGCCGAGGAGATGCCCGCGGAAGAGGAGCCGGACACCTCGCGCAGGGACCGGCTCGCGGCCGACGGGGCGAACGCACGGCAGACCGAGATGGAGGCCCGGCTGCAGCTCAGGACCCATGAGGAGCGGGTCAAGGGGCTCGCCGGCCGGGCCGATTCCCTCGACCGCGGGGCCAGGGCCGAGCGGGAGGCCCGGGCCAGGGCCGAACGCCGCCGGGAACGGCTGCGGTACGAGGCGAAGGTGGCCGCGGCCGTCTCCGCCGGAGCCCGCCAGCTGCTCGCCCACATCGAGGTGTCGCTGACCCGCGCCGTGGGGGAGCGCACGTCGGCCGAGTACGCGAAGGGCGTGCGCGAGCGCGAGCTCGACGAGGCCCGGGGACTGGGCCGCGGCCTGAAGGGCGAGCTCGACAAGCTCACGGACTCCGTGCACCGCGGCGAGGTGCTCGGCGCCGAGAAGCGCATGCGGATCGAGCAGGTGGAGAGCCGTGCGCTGGAGGAGTTCGGGATGGCGGCCGCGGGGCTGGTCGCCGAGTACGGGCCCGACCAGCCGGTGCCGCCGAGCCCGTCCGCGGACGGGGAGGCCCCGGATCCCGACGCCGGGCCGGAGCCCTTCGTACGCGCCCGGCAGGAGAAGCGGCTGAAGGCGGCCGAGCGGGCCTACCAGCAGCTCGGCAAGGTCAACCCGCTGGCGCTGGAGGAGTTCGCGGCGCTGGAGGAGCGGCACAAGTTCCTCAGCGAGCAGCTGGAGGACCTGCGCAAGACCAGAGCCGACCTCCTTCAGGTCGTGAAGGAGGTAGACCAGCGGGTCGAGGAGGTCTTCACGGAGGCCTACCGCGATACGGCCCGCCAGTTCGAGGGGGTCTTCTCGCGGTTGTTCCCCGGCGGCGAGGGCCGGCTGATCCTGACGGATCCGGACAACATGCTGACCACGGGCGTCGACGTCGAGGCCCGGCCGCCGGGCAAGAAGGTCAAGCGGCTGTCGCTGCTCTCGGGCGGTGAGCGCTCGCTGACCGCCGTGGCCCTGCTGGTCTCCATCTTCAAGGCGCGGCCCAGCCCGTTCTACGTGATGGACGAGGTCGAGGCCGCCCTCGACGACACCAACCTCCAGCGGCTGATCCGGATCATGGAGGAGCTGCAGGAGAGCTCGCAGCTGATCGTGATCACGCACCAGAAGCGGACGATGGAGGTCGCCGACGCGCTCTACGGGGTCTCGATGCAGGGCGACGGCGTCTCGAAGGTCATCAGCCAGCGCCTCCGCTGA
- a CDS encoding CAP domain-containing protein: protein MGRHRLHAAPRPGGKRRAALRGGLLGASVAVVLGTAAVTTGVVPVGSSFPYVGVTTAGSDAKTAEAKAKASPSPESALQQQGGLANLSGRASAGASTPSSSPTPSASPSPSATPSPSPSKEPSKTPEASPTPTPVKPKPSTPKPSAPAAPAAPPTSAGHSAEESAVLTLVNQERAQAGCGPVRANPPLAGLAGAFSKDMAVRGFFDHTDPDGNSPWDRATKAGISGMGGENIARGQGDAAAVMKAWMNSPGHKANILNCEFRTLGVGVYNAAGGPWWTQDFGF from the coding sequence ATGGGACGCCACCGACTCCACGCCGCGCCGCGCCCCGGCGGCAAGCGCCGCGCCGCCCTGCGAGGCGGTCTGCTCGGCGCATCCGTGGCCGTCGTCCTCGGCACGGCAGCCGTCACGACGGGCGTCGTCCCGGTCGGATCCTCCTTCCCCTACGTAGGGGTCACGACCGCGGGCTCCGACGCGAAGACCGCGGAGGCGAAGGCCAAGGCCTCGCCGAGCCCCGAGAGCGCGTTGCAGCAGCAGGGCGGCCTCGCCAACCTGTCCGGCCGGGCTTCCGCGGGAGCGAGCACCCCTTCCTCCTCCCCCACCCCCTCCGCCTCGCCGTCCCCGTCGGCCACCCCTTCCCCGTCTCCCTCCAAGGAGCCGTCGAAGACCCCGGAGGCGAGCCCCACCCCGACCCCGGTGAAGCCGAAGCCTTCCACGCCGAAGCCTTCCGCCCCCGCGGCCCCGGCGGCCCCGCCCACCTCCGCCGGCCACTCCGCCGAGGAGTCGGCCGTACTCACCCTGGTGAACCAGGAGCGCGCACAGGCCGGGTGCGGTCCGGTCCGGGCGAACCCGCCGCTGGCGGGGCTGGCCGGAGCCTTCAGCAAGGACATGGCCGTCCGTGGCTTCTTCGACCACACGGACCCCGACGGCAACAGCCCGTGGGACCGCGCCACCAAGGCGGGCATATCGGGGATGGGCGGCGAGAACATCGCCCGAGGCCAGGGCGACGCGGCGGCCGTGATGAAGGCCTGGATGAACAGCCCGGGCCACAAGGCCAACATCCTCAACTGCGAGTTCCGCACCCTGGGCGTCGGCGTGTACAACGCCGCCGGCGGCCCCTGGTGGACCCAGGACTTCGGCTTCTAG
- a CDS encoding winged helix-turn-helix transcriptional regulator yields the protein MQTPGCGEAGDDGTPEQASDSFGAFDVFARTCPSRETLEHVTGRWGSLTVGALSKGPCRFNELRRRVDGISEKMLSQTLHALERDGIVNREAQPTNPPRVDYELTPFGAEVAQRVDALIGLLEGSMPAVLSSRSAYDATREGRWQRGQK from the coding sequence ATGCAGACTCCAGGGTGTGGCGAGGCCGGGGACGACGGCACGCCCGAACAGGCCTCCGACTCCTTCGGTGCTTTCGATGTGTTCGCTCGCACGTGCCCCTCCCGCGAAACGCTGGAACACGTCACGGGTCGCTGGGGCAGCCTCACGGTCGGTGCCCTGTCCAAGGGGCCGTGCCGGTTCAACGAGCTGCGCCGCCGCGTGGACGGTATCAGCGAGAAAATGCTCTCCCAGACGCTGCACGCGCTGGAACGCGACGGCATAGTCAACCGGGAGGCCCAGCCGACCAACCCGCCCCGCGTCGACTACGAGCTCACCCCGTTCGGCGCGGAGGTCGCGCAGCGCGTGGACGCGCTCATCGGGCTGCTGGAGGGCAGCATGCCCGCGGTGCTTTCTTCCAGGTCCGCCTACGACGCCACGCGCGAAGGCCGCTGGCAGCGCGGGCAGAAGTAG
- the mutM gene encoding bifunctional DNA-formamidopyrimidine glycosylase/DNA-(apurinic or apyrimidinic site) lyase — protein MPELPEVEVVRRGLERWVAGRTVTAVEVLHPRAVRRHEGGGADFAARLTGETFGVPQRRGKYLWLPLEEREHSVLGHLGMSGQLLVQPEGAPDEKHLRIRVRFGDDAGTELRFVDQRTFGGLSLHPCVPDSEDGLPDVITHIARDPLDPLFDEAAYHLALRAKRTTVKRALLDQSLISGVGNIYADESLWRAKLHYERPTATLTRPRSTELLGHVRDVMNEALAVGGTSFDSLYVNVNGESGYFDRSLDAYGREDEPCRRCGTPMRRRPWMNRSSYFCPRCQRPSRVAS, from the coding sequence GTGCCCGAGCTGCCCGAGGTCGAAGTGGTGCGGCGCGGGCTGGAACGCTGGGTGGCCGGGCGGACCGTCACGGCCGTCGAGGTCCTGCACCCGCGGGCCGTACGGCGACACGAGGGCGGCGGCGCCGATTTCGCGGCGCGGCTCACGGGGGAGACCTTCGGGGTGCCGCAGCGGCGCGGCAAGTACCTGTGGCTGCCGCTGGAGGAGCGCGAACACTCCGTGCTCGGGCACCTCGGGATGAGCGGGCAGCTCCTCGTGCAGCCCGAGGGGGCGCCCGACGAGAAGCACCTGCGCATCCGGGTGCGGTTCGGGGACGACGCCGGGACCGAGCTGCGCTTCGTGGACCAGCGGACCTTCGGCGGACTGTCGCTGCACCCCTGTGTCCCCGACAGCGAGGACGGGCTGCCCGACGTCATCACGCACATCGCGCGCGATCCCCTGGACCCGCTCTTCGACGAGGCGGCCTACCACCTGGCGCTGCGGGCCAAGCGCACCACGGTGAAGCGGGCGCTGCTCGACCAGTCGCTGATCAGCGGGGTCGGCAACATCTACGCGGACGAATCGCTCTGGCGCGCCAAGCTGCACTACGAGCGCCCCACCGCCACGCTCACGCGCCCCCGGAGCACGGAACTCCTCGGCCACGTCCGGGACGTCATGAACGAGGCCCTCGCCGTGGGCGGCACCAGCTTCGACAGCCTCTACGTCAACGTCAACGGCGAGTCCGGCTACTTCGATCGTTCGCTCGATGCCTACGGGCGGGAGGACGAGCCCTGCCGCCGCTGCGGCACCCCGATGAGGCGCCGGCCCTGGATGAACCGGTCGAGCTACTTCTGCCCGCGCTGCCAGCGGCCTTCGCGCGTGGCGTCGTAG
- the rpmF gene encoding 50S ribosomal protein L32 encodes MAVPKRKMSRSNTRHRRSQWKAAVPTLVSCERCQEPKLQHIACPSCGTYNKRQVLEV; translated from the coding sequence GTGGCTGTTCCGAAGCGGAAGATGTCGCGCAGCAACACGCGCCACCGCCGGTCGCAGTGGAAGGCTGCGGTCCCCACCCTGGTTTCGTGTGAGCGTTGCCAGGAGCCGAAGCTCCAGCACATTGCGTGCCCGAGCTGCGGCACCTACAACAAGCGCCAGGTCCTCGAGGTCTGA
- a CDS encoding YceD family protein yields the protein MKAGTALNTHLDHRNPLVFDTHELGRRPGAMLRLSREIAAPADLGLAGVIGVPEGSRLNLKLRLESVMEGVLVTGTARGSATGECVRCLEAVECELKADFQEMFSYPDADDRIRSKAEPADDAEDDEDTLFLEDGLFDLESVLRDVVVLALPLQPVCREDCLGLCPDCGLSLNDDPDHHHDAVDIRWAALQGLVTDQGVEKDNMSGTASDGVQSAAEKQEK from the coding sequence GTGAAAGCGGGAACAGCCCTGAACACCCACCTCGACCACCGCAACCCCCTCGTGTTCGACACGCACGAGCTGGGTCGGCGTCCTGGTGCCATGCTGCGGCTGTCCCGTGAGATCGCGGCGCCGGCGGACCTCGGTCTCGCCGGAGTCATCGGAGTGCCGGAAGGCAGTCGGCTGAACCTCAAGCTCCGCCTGGAGTCGGTCATGGAAGGGGTGCTTGTCACAGGCACCGCCCGTGGCTCGGCAACCGGGGAATGCGTAAGGTGTCTGGAGGCCGTCGAGTGTGAGCTCAAGGCGGACTTCCAGGAGATGTTCTCGTACCCTGACGCCGACGACCGGATCCGCTCCAAGGCGGAGCCGGCCGACGACGCCGAGGACGACGAGGACACGCTCTTTCTCGAGGACGGTTTGTTCGACCTCGAATCCGTGCTGCGCGACGTGGTGGTGCTTGCACTGCCGCTGCAGCCGGTGTGCCGGGAGGACTGTCTCGGACTGTGCCCCGATTGCGGGCTCAGCCTGAACGACGACCCGGACCACCACCATGACGCCGTCGACATCCGTTGGGCGGCATTGCAGGGACTCGTCACCGATCAGGGCGTCGAGAAGGACAATATGAGCGGCACTGCCTCCGACGGAGTTCAGAGCGCCGCCGAGAAGCAGGAGAAGTAG
- the rnc gene encoding ribonuclease III, giving the protein MSELSNAEKQAVSNNAASSHVLLEGRLGYRLESALLVRALTHRSYAYENGGLPTNERLEFLGDSVLGLVVTDTLYTTHPDLPEGQLAKLRAAVVNSRALAEVSRGLQLGSFIRLGRGEEGTGGRDKASILADTLEAVIGAVYLDQGLDAASELVHRLFDPLIEKSSNLGAGLDWKTSLQELTAAEGLGVPEYLVTETGPDHEKTFTAAARVGGTSYGSGVGRSKKEAEQQAAESAWRGISTAAGSVSGAAPAEVQAPAATEAEAPDEADGATTPADPAPNA; this is encoded by the coding sequence ATGTCTGAGCTGTCCAACGCTGAGAAGCAGGCAGTCAGTAACAACGCGGCCTCGTCCCACGTGCTTCTGGAAGGGCGGCTCGGGTATCGACTCGAGTCCGCCCTTCTGGTGCGTGCGCTGACCCACCGCTCGTACGCGTACGAGAACGGCGGTCTGCCCACCAACGAACGGCTGGAGTTCCTCGGGGACTCCGTGCTGGGCCTGGTGGTCACGGACACGCTGTACACGACCCACCCCGACCTGCCGGAAGGCCAACTGGCCAAACTGCGGGCCGCGGTAGTCAACTCGCGTGCACTGGCGGAGGTCAGCCGCGGCCTCCAACTCGGCTCCTTCATCCGGCTCGGCCGGGGCGAAGAGGGTACGGGTGGCCGGGACAAGGCCTCCATCCTCGCCGACACCCTTGAAGCGGTGATCGGCGCGGTCTACCTCGACCAGGGCCTCGACGCGGCCTCGGAGCTGGTTCACCGGCTCTTCGATCCGCTCATCGAGAAGTCCTCGAACCTCGGTGCCGGCCTGGACTGGAAGACCAGTCTCCAGGAACTCACGGCGGCCGAGGGTCTGGGCGTTCCCGAATACCTGGTCACCGAGACCGGCCCGGACCATGAGAAGACCTTCACCGCCGCCGCGCGCGTCGGTGGGACCTCCTACGGTTCCGGTGTCGGACGCAGCAAGAAGGAAGCGGAACAGCAGGCCGCCGAGTCCGCGTGGCGCGGTATCAGTACCGCTGCGGGCTCCGTGTCCGGCGCCGCTCCGGCCGAGGTCCAGGCTCCGGCCGCGACCGAGGCCGAGGCTCCGGACGAGGCCGACGGGGCGACGACCCCCGCCGACCCGGCGCCGAACGCCTGA